A part of Thermus albus genomic DNA contains:
- a CDS encoding sensor histidine kinase, whose protein sequence is MSLRDQLALAFFLVAAASGLLVLGVGYYSFRNLMEEDIRQDLAGLAYQVRSALALTPEGPVVAHEKALWTNHYSFGFRLWQGERVVLEWGSLPQGEGPWRSQYLDWEGYRLEVVLWVGGYVRALESYLRSALPPLALLLLLAFLLGHAAAGLLARPLERLAQGVERLAALRFPDPLPPVPGREMARVVWGFNRLVEAVRSALERERLFTRYASHELRNPLGVLQSQLEALERGLMPLEGALSHMQQAVDRIRAVLDGLLALARLEGEDLKPLELKAFLESYLRERAPLGETLAFEAPQPAWVLAEPSWLERLLENLLENARRHGAPPFHLALEVQGEWVVLRLRDHGPGVPEEFLSRLTRPFFRMGPGAGLGLGLALAEQVVARLGGELAFVRAHPGLQVVVRLPRWKPG, encoded by the coding sequence GTGAGCCTTAGGGACCAGTTGGCCCTGGCCTTTTTCCTGGTGGCGGCGGCCTCCGGCCTCTTGGTGCTGGGGGTAGGCTACTATAGCTTCCGCAACCTCATGGAGGAGGACATCCGCCAAGACCTGGCCGGCTTGGCCTACCAGGTGCGATCCGCCTTAGCTCTAACCCCTGAAGGACCGGTAGTGGCCCACGAGAAGGCCCTTTGGACCAACCATTACTCCTTTGGCTTCCGCCTTTGGCAGGGGGAAAGGGTGGTCCTGGAATGGGGCAGCCTGCCCCAGGGGGAGGGGCCCTGGCGGAGCCAGTACCTGGACTGGGAGGGGTACCGCCTGGAGGTGGTGCTGTGGGTGGGGGGGTACGTGCGGGCCCTTGAGAGCTACCTTCGGTCCGCCCTGCCCCCCTTGGCTCTCCTCCTCCTCCTGGCCTTCCTCTTGGGGCATGCCGCCGCCGGCCTTTTGGCCCGTCCCCTGGAACGCCTGGCCCAAGGGGTGGAGCGCCTTGCGGCCCTCCGTTTCCCCGACCCCCTACCCCCGGTCCCCGGACGGGAGATGGCCCGGGTGGTCTGGGGGTTTAACCGGCTGGTGGAGGCGGTGCGCTCCGCCTTGGAGCGGGAGAGGCTCTTTACCCGCTATGCCTCCCACGAGCTCCGCAACCCCTTAGGGGTCTTGCAGAGCCAGCTGGAGGCCTTAGAAAGGGGTCTTATGCCCCTAGAGGGGGCACTTTCTCATATGCAGCAGGCCGTGGACCGGATCCGCGCCGTGTTGGATGGGCTTCTGGCCCTGGCCCGCCTGGAAGGGGAGGACCTCAAACCCCTCGAGCTCAAAGCCTTCCTGGAGAGCTACCTGCGGGAGCGTGCACCCCTGGGGGAGACCCTAGCCTTTGAAGCCCCCCAGCCCGCTTGGGTCTTGGCCGAACCCTCCTGGTTGGAGCGCCTATTGGAGAACCTTCTGGAAAACGCCCGGCGGCACGGGGCCCCCCCTTTCCACCTGGCCTTGGAGGTGCAAGGGGAGTGGGTGGTCCTCAGGCTCCGGGACCACGGCCCTGGGGTGCCCGAGGAGTTCCTATCCCGCCTTACCCGACCCTTTTTCCGCATGGGGCCGGGGGCCGGACTGGGCTTGGGCCTGGCCCTGGCGGAGCAGGTGGTGGCCCGGCTTGGGGGGGAGCTTGCCTTCGTGAGGGCCCATCCCGGCCTTCAGGTGGTGGTGCGCCTCCCTAGGTGGAAACCAGGCTAA
- a CDS encoding response regulator transcription factor, with protein sequence MRVLVVEDEPGILEPVLAALRREHYHALGARSLQEAWRVLEEGEPEVVILDVMLPEGEEAGFTFAQALRWAGYRGGILFLTGRDALEERVRGLDLGGDDYLVKPFHLEELLARVRALLRREAGFKTSLLQRGPLTVDLANRRVDWGGREVLLSPKEFALLELLVLQPERVFSREELLERLFPGAGTEAVLRVYVQRLRRKLAPWVVERVPGGYRLGRP encoded by the coding sequence ATGAGGGTCTTGGTGGTGGAGGATGAACCCGGCATCCTGGAGCCGGTGCTGGCCGCCTTGCGCCGGGAACACTACCACGCACTGGGGGCCAGAAGCCTCCAAGAGGCCTGGCGGGTCCTGGAGGAGGGGGAGCCAGAGGTGGTTATATTGGACGTCATGCTCCCTGAAGGGGAGGAGGCGGGGTTTACCTTTGCCCAGGCCCTGAGGTGGGCGGGCTACCGGGGCGGGATCCTTTTCCTCACGGGCCGTGATGCCCTAGAGGAGCGGGTCCGCGGCCTGGACCTGGGCGGGGACGATTACCTGGTTAAACCCTTCCACCTGGAGGAACTTCTGGCCCGGGTGCGGGCCCTGCTGCGGCGGGAGGCTGGCTTCAAGACCAGCCTCCTGCAACGGGGCCCGTTGACGGTAGACCTGGCCAACCGCCGGGTGGACTGGGGGGGACGGGAGGTGCTCCTAAGCCCCAAGGAGTTCGCCCTGTTGGAGTTGCTGGTCCTCCAGCCTGAGCGGGTTTTTTCCCGGGAGGAGCTCTTGGAGAGGCTCTTCCCCGGGGCCGGGACGGAGGCGGTGCTTAGGGTCTACGTGCAGCGGCTTCGCCGCAAGCTGGCCCCTTGGGTGGTGGAACGGGTTCCCGGGGGGTACCGTCTGGGGCGTCCGTGA
- a CDS encoding cytochrome c3 family protein: protein MRFPFIFLFLSLVMAGTGERYLYVRWDAEAGRALLSDGSPLPPGVRLVPGQYVEVEGGRLKPKEAWRPPQDLEKVFQPQGAGRVVFSHERHFALLGAKGSTCETCHRVLDQNQTWRSRAPSPALEPHGPNSLGRFCANCHDGKTQATAIPGAKPPIREAVFTAFGKKGDTSCGQCHAPQDHGPDFTSRHGDIAEKQGNRTCATCHRGSLGLTPREMDQARAFQVAQLALIRNPEDERAFNQVLPPNFCAYCHGLDGKAWRN from the coding sequence ATGAGGTTCCCCTTTATCTTCCTCTTCCTCTCCCTGGTCATGGCGGGGACGGGGGAGCGTTACCTCTACGTGCGCTGGGATGCCGAGGCCGGCCGGGCCCTCCTCTCCGACGGTTCCCCCCTCCCTCCGGGCGTGCGCCTGGTGCCCGGCCAGTACGTGGAGGTGGAGGGGGGGCGCCTCAAGCCCAAGGAGGCCTGGCGACCCCCCCAGGACCTGGAGAAGGTTTTTCAGCCCCAAGGGGCGGGGCGGGTGGTCTTCAGCCACGAGCGGCACTTTGCCCTCCTGGGGGCCAAAGGGAGCACCTGTGAGACCTGCCACAGGGTGCTGGACCAGAACCAGACGTGGAGGAGCCGCGCTCCTTCCCCAGCCCTGGAGCCCCACGGGCCCAACTCCCTGGGCCGGTTCTGCGCCAACTGCCACGACGGCAAGACCCAGGCCACGGCCATACCGGGGGCTAAGCCCCCCATCCGGGAGGCCGTGTTCACCGCCTTTGGGAAAAAGGGAGATACCAGCTGCGGGCAGTGCCACGCTCCGCAGGACCACGGGCCGGACTTTACCTCCAGGCACGGGGATATAGCCGAAAAGCAGGGGAACCGCACCTGCGCCACCTGCCACCGCGGCTCCCTGGGCCTAACCCCGCGGGAGATGGACCAGGCCAGGGCCTTCCAGGTGGCCCAGCTGGCCCTGATCCGAAACCCTGAGGACGAACGGGCCTTCAATCAGGTGCTGCCCCCTAACTTCTGCGCCTACTGCCACGGGTTAGACGGCAAGGCTTGGAGGAACTAG
- a CDS encoding YceI family protein — MRVWIGIATLLGLALATGFQVTGSVTYQARAPLGTWTGTNPTLKGQVDWDPGKNLLRGQVCLDLQAFDSKEPLRDKHTREMFAVDRYPQACLKVTGWDPGRGVVLGVMSLHGVDRKVEVSVRHSLEGSTLRFRAEMEVLLSDYGLKAPSFMGMRVQDRVLVRVEGQGVTR, encoded by the coding sequence ATGAGGGTGTGGATCGGGATAGCGACCCTTTTAGGCCTGGCCCTGGCCACTGGCTTCCAGGTCACGGGCAGCGTCACCTATCAAGCCCGGGCCCCCTTGGGCACCTGGACGGGAACCAACCCCACCCTGAAGGGGCAGGTGGATTGGGATCCGGGTAAAAACCTGCTCCGGGGCCAGGTCTGCCTGGACCTACAGGCCTTTGACTCCAAGGAACCCCTCAGGGACAAGCACACCCGGGAGATGTTTGCGGTGGACCGCTACCCGCAGGCCTGCCTCAAGGTAACGGGTTGGGACCCGGGCCGGGGGGTCGTTCTTGGGGTGATGAGCCTGCACGGGGTGGATCGGAAGGTGGAGGTGTCCGTCCGCCATAGCCTGGAGGGCAGCACCCTAAGGTTTCGCGCTGAGATGGAGGTTCTCCTCAGCGATTACGGCCTAAAAGCACCTAGCTTTATGGGCATGCGGGTGCAGGACCGGGTGCTGGTGCGCGTGGAAGGACAGGGGGTGACCCGATGA
- a CDS encoding DUF1634 domain-containing protein, protein MGRIELWLSSVLRGGVLLSALLVLLGGGWFLELHGQAPIPRGPEGIGTLGYGAQVTPGQGLSLGQPEGVISLGLLVLVLTPLVRVALSAALFLVERDWIFVLITLWVLVLLVASLLGFL, encoded by the coding sequence ATGGGGCGAATAGAGCTTTGGCTTTCCTCGGTGCTGCGGGGCGGGGTGTTGCTTTCTGCCCTTTTGGTCCTTCTGGGGGGCGGCTGGTTCCTGGAGCTCCACGGCCAGGCACCCATCCCCCGCGGTCCTGAAGGCATCGGCACCCTGGGCTATGGCGCCCAGGTGACCCCTGGGCAAGGGCTTTCGCTCGGCCAGCCCGAGGGGGTTATCAGCTTAGGCCTCCTAGTCCTGGTGCTTACCCCCCTGGTCCGGGTAGCCCTTTCCGCAGCCCTCTTCCTTGTGGAGCGGGACTGGATCTTTGTCCTCATAACCCTTTGGGTGCTGGTCTTACTGGTGGCGAGCCTCCTTGGCTTCCTGTAG
- a CDS encoding gamma-glutamyl-gamma-aminobutyrate hydrolase family protein (Members of this family of hydrolases with an active site Cys residue belong to MEROPS family C26.) → MRPVGMAARRRTREGIIVERLWGPPKPHHLQPLKSQGLTRMPPPPKEPEALERTLPRLDALPPPGSGDLDPSPYGKEPCPRLEEVSPKRNRNEAFLPRYGGKGAFRAKNVALGGNLCQDLEARDFREVRPSRGLPVEGLVGARMLPKNPVPHPCLLFSGVVVLRGIRTGFQGIWPWGE, encoded by the coding sequence ATGCGCCCCGTTGGGATGGCCGCCCGGCGCCGCACCCGCGAAGGCATCATAGTAGAGCGGCTTTGGGGTCCCCCAAAACCCCACCATCTGCAGCCACTGAAGAGTCAGGGCCTCACCCGTATGCCCCCACCGCCCAAGGAGCCAGAGGCTTTAGAACGGACCCTCCCTCGTCTGGACGCTCTCCCCCCTCCTGGGAGCGGGGACCTGGACCCTAGCCCGTACGGGAAGGAGCCCTGCCCCCGTTTAGAGGAAGTCTCCCCTAAGCGGAACCGAAACGAGGCCTTCCTACCCCGTTACGGGGGGAAAGGGGCCTTCAGGGCCAAGAATGTGGCCCTCGGGGGTAACCTCTGCCAGGACCTGGAGGCCCGGGACTTCCGGGAGGTTCGGCCATCCCGGGGATTACCGGTGGAAGGCCTCGTGGGCGCTAGGATGCTCCCCAAAAATCCCGTTCCCCACCCGTGCCTTCTCTTTTCCGGGGTGGTTGTCCTCCGAGGTATCCGGACGGGCTTCCAGGGGATTTGGCCATGGGGCGAATAG
- a CDS encoding metal ABC transporter substrate-binding protein has product MRAPLMAFLLVMAAAFAQKPTVVVTIEPYRFLLQELVGDRMQVSVLVPPSFNPHVYEPTPSQVKEVAQARLVVANGAGLDKWVVDKLVRPNNLSVPVFQVADAVRAYLIATPAGPDPHIWVDPVLMARVVPPLAEALTKADPAGKALYQVKAQRLEKALQDLDKEVANYLKVRSKAGVIALRNPFRYFTQRYQIPILYVVVPNPEAPDASAKAVAEARRLAQEKGVRHLLAPLPAKTQAEPLARNMGLEVVLVDALGEKAASYRDLILNMAQAFAQALR; this is encoded by the coding sequence ATGAGAGCCCCCTTGATGGCCTTCCTTCTGGTGATGGCGGCGGCTTTCGCCCAGAAGCCCACGGTGGTGGTGACCATAGAGCCCTACCGGTTCTTGCTCCAGGAGCTGGTGGGAGACCGGATGCAGGTCAGCGTGCTGGTACCCCCATCCTTCAACCCCCACGTCTACGAACCCACCCCCTCTCAGGTGAAGGAGGTGGCCCAGGCCAGGCTGGTGGTGGCCAACGGGGCTGGCCTGGACAAGTGGGTGGTGGACAAACTGGTCCGTCCCAACAACCTCAGTGTGCCCGTCTTCCAGGTGGCGGACGCGGTGAGGGCTTACCTCATCGCCACCCCAGCGGGACCCGACCCCCACATCTGGGTGGACCCAGTGCTCATGGCCAGGGTCGTGCCCCCCTTGGCGGAAGCCCTAACCAAGGCGGACCCGGCCGGAAAAGCCCTCTACCAGGTAAAGGCTCAAAGGTTGGAAAAGGCCCTACAGGATTTGGATAAGGAGGTGGCCAACTATTTGAAGGTCCGGTCAAAGGCCGGGGTTATCGCCTTGCGAAACCCCTTCCGCTATTTCACCCAGCGCTACCAAATCCCCATCCTTTACGTGGTGGTGCCCAACCCTGAGGCCCCGGATGCCTCGGCCAAAGCGGTGGCCGAGGCCAGGAGGCTGGCCCAGGAAAAGGGGGTCCGCCACCTCCTGGCACCCCTCCCCGCCAAGACCCAGGCGGAGCCCTTGGCACGGAACATGGGCCTCGAGGTGGTGTTGGTGGATGCCCTTGGGGAAAAGGCTGCCTCCTATCGGGACCTGATCCTCAACATGGCCCAGGCCTTTGCCCAAGCCCTGCGCTAG
- a CDS encoding sugar phosphate isomerase/epimerase family protein: MDVRVALSVAEALERADALEGLGVGLEVYLDPAHLLDDGLFQRLRERVAYPLSVHLPFWNLDLLSPDPEIRTLTLRRLLFGLERAAELEADRAVFHSGIPHGRTPKEALERAQRLVEALKPVVRRAFLLGVELFLENTHEPGPEGLEPLLVAYPELGFCFDAAYARVFSRTPDPTPWLALDPGHLHLNDNDGVYDGHGQLGEGVLGHSIWLPPYLDRTLVLEVREDPTPSLKFLKTLEAASFAPPAASP; this comes from the coding sequence ATGGACGTAAGAGTGGCCCTGTCGGTGGCCGAGGCCTTGGAGCGGGCGGATGCCCTCGAGGGCCTAGGGGTGGGCCTGGAGGTGTACCTGGACCCCGCCCACCTCCTGGACGACGGCCTTTTCCAAAGGCTTCGGGAAAGGGTGGCCTATCCCCTTTCCGTGCACCTACCCTTTTGGAACCTGGACCTCCTTTCCCCCGACCCCGAGATCAGGACCCTCACCCTAAGACGCCTCCTCTTCGGCCTGGAAAGGGCCGCGGAGCTGGAGGCGGACCGGGCGGTTTTCCACTCCGGCATCCCCCACGGCCGTACGCCGAAGGAAGCCCTGGAGCGGGCACAAAGGCTGGTGGAGGCCCTAAAGCCTGTGGTGCGCAGGGCCTTCCTCCTGGGAGTGGAGCTTTTTTTGGAAAACACCCACGAGCCTGGGCCCGAGGGCCTGGAGCCCCTCCTGGTGGCCTACCCTGAACTGGGTTTCTGTTTTGATGCCGCCTACGCCCGGGTGTTCAGCCGGACCCCCGATCCCACCCCCTGGTTGGCCCTGGACCCGGGACACCTCCATCTGAACGATAACGACGGCGTTTATGACGGCCACGGGCAACTGGGGGAAGGAGTCCTGGGCCATAGCATATGGCTTCCCCCCTATCTGGACCGCACCCTGGTGTTGGAGGTGCGGGAGGACCCAACCCCATCCCTAAAATTTCTCAAGACCTTAGAGGCAGCCTCCTTCGCGCCCCCAGCGGCGAGCCCTTGA
- a CDS encoding esterase-like activity of phytase family protein produces MAASLEAGWPTSDRPALGSGLFHLGNGRFVGVTDRGPNGDSPDKKGKYFPLPRFTPSPLFFRLEGTGIVLERSLPLQNLTGKPLSGLPNLPGENLPFRDKACREPLALDPDGLDVEDVAVAPNGGFWLVEENSPSLVYANRQGRILMRYVPQGLRLNASYPVRDILPSILRQRRNNRGLENLALSADGKTAWIILQSPIGPTSDPAFDRSLVARAVRLDVSDPLRARVTGLYLVPFSDPADYPKPNRPWDMKFSAATWLKDQQILLLERAEGGARILVVNFGQATNLLDRPDGDTDRLDRAGVDYAALGVILPTRRLVLETWRLPQFDTDKLEGIALLEDGQTLAIVDDNDFAITGKEGPSRLWLVRLPERLR; encoded by the coding sequence GTGGCAGCTAGCCTGGAGGCAGGCTGGCCCACGTCGGATCGGCCGGCCTTGGGCTCGGGGCTTTTCCACCTGGGCAATGGCCGGTTCGTGGGGGTAACCGACCGCGGGCCCAACGGGGATTCCCCTGACAAGAAGGGCAAGTATTTCCCCCTGCCCCGCTTCACCCCGAGCCCCCTCTTCTTCCGTTTGGAGGGAACCGGCATAGTCCTGGAAAGGTCCTTGCCCTTACAAAACCTGACCGGTAAGCCCCTCAGCGGTCTTCCCAACCTGCCCGGGGAGAATCTTCCCTTCCGGGACAAGGCCTGCCGGGAGCCCTTGGCCCTGGACCCGGACGGCCTGGACGTGGAGGACGTGGCGGTGGCCCCCAATGGGGGTTTTTGGCTGGTGGAGGAGAACTCCCCTTCTCTGGTGTATGCCAACCGGCAAGGGCGCATCCTGATGCGGTATGTACCTCAGGGATTGCGCCTTAACGCCAGCTACCCCGTGCGGGACATCCTGCCCTCCATCCTCCGCCAACGTCGGAACAACCGGGGCTTGGAGAACCTGGCCCTTTCCGCGGACGGCAAGACGGCCTGGATCATCCTGCAAAGCCCCATTGGGCCCACTTCAGACCCCGCTTTTGACCGGAGCCTGGTAGCCCGGGCGGTCCGGCTGGATGTGAGCGATCCTCTGCGGGCCCGGGTGACGGGCCTTTACCTGGTGCCCTTCTCTGATCCCGCCGACTATCCCAAACCAAACCGCCCCTGGGACATGAAGTTCAGCGCCGCCACTTGGCTTAAGGACCAGCAGATCCTCCTTCTGGAACGGGCCGAGGGGGGTGCCCGGATCCTGGTAGTGAACTTTGGCCAGGCCACCAACCTCCTGGACCGGCCTGATGGGGATACCGACCGTCTGGACCGGGCGGGGGTGGACTATGCCGCCTTGGGGGTTATCCTTCCCACCCGGCGCCTGGTCTTGGAAACCTGGAGGTTGCCCCAGTTTGACACGGATAAGTTGGAGGGGATAGCCCTTCTGGAGGATGGTCAGACCCTGGCCATTGTGGATGACAACGACTTTGCCATCACCGGAAAGGAGGGTCCCTCCAGGCTTTGGCTGGTGCGGCTCCCGGAAAGGCTCCGCTAG
- a CDS encoding MFS transporter has protein sequence MNPAWRFVVAIGLVSLLADLTYEGGRSISGAFLGALGASGALVGLVAGVGEFLGYLTRLASGRLADRFRLHWPLLYLGYAVNLLSVPALALAPSAAWASLLLFLERFGKGLRTPARDALLARAGEKVGYGKAFGVHETMDQVGAVLGPLLVALGVALGGYRMGFALLLLPALLALLVLSGAKGLEPKEERTSPSPGLASNLPLYLAYTALFALGLVHFQLLAFHLGKAGADPVHIPLFYALAMGADALFALLAGFLFDRWGLRLLLLAPLLALASPVLLLGDGPGLWWLGSLLWGGAVGLQESVMRAGVGRLGGTAFAYGLFDTTFGLSWLLGSVAMGLLYDRSPGQVMAFALLAEGLALMALLGLLARLRR, from the coding sequence ATGAACCCAGCCTGGCGGTTCGTGGTGGCCATCGGCCTAGTGAGCCTCCTTGCGGACCTCACCTACGAAGGGGGGCGGAGTATATCCGGGGCCTTTTTGGGCGCTTTGGGGGCTTCCGGGGCCCTGGTGGGCCTGGTGGCGGGGGTGGGAGAGTTTTTGGGCTACCTGACCCGGCTAGCCTCTGGGCGCCTTGCCGACCGCTTCCGTCTCCACTGGCCCCTCCTTTACCTGGGCTATGCCGTCAACCTCCTATCGGTTCCCGCCCTGGCCTTGGCCCCAAGCGCCGCCTGGGCTAGCCTCCTCCTCTTCCTGGAACGCTTTGGCAAAGGGCTTCGTACTCCCGCCCGGGACGCCCTCCTGGCCAGGGCTGGGGAGAAGGTGGGGTATGGCAAGGCCTTTGGTGTGCACGAGACCATGGACCAGGTGGGGGCTGTCCTCGGCCCCCTGTTGGTGGCCTTAGGCGTGGCCCTTGGGGGTTACCGCATGGGCTTTGCCCTCCTGCTTCTTCCCGCCCTCCTGGCCCTTTTGGTCCTTTCGGGCGCTAAAGGCTTGGAACCCAAGGAGGAGAGAACAAGCCCAAGCCCGGGCCTGGCCTCGAACCTGCCCTTATACCTCGCCTACACCGCCCTCTTTGCCCTGGGCCTGGTCCACTTTCAGCTCCTGGCCTTCCACCTGGGTAAAGCGGGGGCGGACCCGGTGCACATCCCCCTTTTTTATGCTTTGGCCATGGGAGCCGATGCCCTTTTTGCCCTCCTGGCGGGCTTCCTCTTTGACCGCTGGGGTCTTAGGCTCCTCCTCCTGGCACCCCTTCTGGCCCTGGCCTCCCCGGTCCTCCTCCTAGGCGATGGCCCGGGCCTCTGGTGGCTAGGAAGCCTACTTTGGGGCGGGGCCGTGGGCCTTCAGGAAAGCGTGATGCGGGCCGGGGTGGGCCGCCTTGGAGGCACCGCCTTCGCCTATGGGCTGTTTGACACCACCTTTGGCCTCTCCTGGCTCTTGGGCAGCGTGGCCATGGGGCTCCTTTACGACCGTTCCCCTGGTCAGGTGATGGCCTTTGCCCTCCTGGCCGAGGGTCTAGCCCTTATGGCCCTTTTGGGCCTCCTGGCCCGCCTTAGGAGGTAG
- a CDS encoding MutS-related protein, with amino-acid sequence MRVGLLHPQEDLDLSRPLPFAWEEVEHDLGLGAVLEAMAEGDSFLEEVARKVLAQGLALDPAAILYRQGSVKEALAQPELVENLYRLAHKTLEAKRRESWGLFRRDRPDLYGGIKAMEALLRGLKELLGLLHASPGDGRFFSPGFSELSARLAQHLTPRFFQEAEAHLQALRFPRGVWMAARLGPEGRGQDYVLLNPSPPRRRWPLGRGPKAFTLTLHPRDESGARILGEIREHGVYAAAWALAAAVEEVTRFFEALRAEVGFLLGAVHLFRRLQSLGLPLAFPFPSRGTRLAFRNLYDVGLALRQGHAVGNDLEAHGRNPILITGANRGGKTTFLRSLGLAQLMMQAGLFVGGEAFESGVVDGLFTHFKREEDPALEAGKLEEELKRLSRLVDRLTPAPLFLFNESFAATNEPEGSELGVGVIRALVERGVRVVFVTHFYTLAAAFMGDPKAFFLRAERLPDGRRTYRLQPAPPEPTAYGQDLLRQIFGHGT; translated from the coding sequence GTGAGGGTAGGCCTGTTACATCCCCAAGAGGACCTGGACCTAAGTAGGCCCCTCCCCTTCGCCTGGGAGGAGGTGGAGCACGACCTTGGTCTAGGAGCGGTCTTGGAGGCCATGGCCGAGGGGGATTCCTTCTTGGAGGAGGTGGCCCGAAAGGTATTGGCGCAGGGGCTGGCCTTAGACCCCGCGGCCATCCTCTACCGGCAGGGGAGCGTAAAGGAGGCCCTAGCCCAGCCCGAGCTGGTGGAAAATCTCTACCGCCTGGCCCACAAAACCTTAGAGGCGAAGCGCCGGGAAAGCTGGGGCCTTTTCCGCCGAGACCGCCCGGATCTCTACGGGGGCATAAAGGCCATGGAGGCCCTGCTGCGGGGCTTAAAAGAGCTGCTAGGGCTTCTTCACGCCTCCCCAGGGGATGGTCGCTTTTTTTCCCCGGGGTTTTCGGAGCTTAGCGCCCGCCTGGCCCAGCACCTCACCCCGCGGTTTTTCCAGGAAGCGGAAGCCCACCTCCAGGCTCTGCGCTTCCCGCGCGGGGTATGGATGGCAGCCCGCTTGGGCCCGGAGGGGAGGGGGCAGGATTACGTGCTCCTCAACCCCTCCCCGCCCAGGCGGCGTTGGCCTTTGGGGAGAGGGCCTAAGGCCTTTACCCTCACCCTCCACCCCCGGGATGAATCGGGGGCGAGGATCCTGGGGGAGATACGGGAACATGGGGTCTACGCGGCCGCTTGGGCCTTGGCCGCGGCGGTGGAGGAGGTTACCCGGTTTTTCGAGGCCCTTAGGGCCGAGGTGGGCTTCCTCCTAGGGGCCGTACACCTCTTCCGGCGCCTCCAGTCCCTGGGTCTTCCCCTGGCCTTTCCCTTTCCCAGCCGGGGGACGCGCCTAGCCTTCCGCAACCTGTACGATGTGGGCTTGGCCCTACGCCAAGGCCATGCGGTGGGCAACGACCTCGAGGCCCATGGGAGAAACCCCATCCTGATCACCGGGGCCAACCGGGGGGGCAAGACCACCTTCCTAAGAAGCCTGGGCCTCGCCCAGCTCATGATGCAGGCCGGGCTTTTCGTAGGGGGGGAGGCCTTCGAAAGCGGGGTGGTGGACGGCCTTTTCACCCACTTCAAGCGGGAAGAGGACCCGGCCTTGGAGGCGGGCAAGCTCGAGGAGGAACTGAAACGGCTGAGCCGCCTGGTGGACCGCCTAACCCCTGCTCCCCTTTTCCTCTTCAACGAGAGCTTTGCCGCCACCAACGAACCGGAGGGATCGGAGCTTGGGGTTGGGGTGATCCGGGCCTTGGTGGAGCGGGGGGTGCGGGTGGTGTTCGTCACCCACTTCTACACCCTGGCCGCGGCCTTCATGGGAGATCCAAAGGCCTTTTTCCTGAGGGCAGAGCGGCTTCCCGACGGCCGGCGCACCTACCGCTTGCAGCCGGCTCCACCCGAGCCCACCGCCTATGGCCAGGACCTTCTGCGCCAGATCTTCGGCCATGGGACGTAG